Proteins found in one Sporosarcina sp. FSL K6-3457 genomic segment:
- a CDS encoding YusW family protein → MKTKWRILIIILLACLFVISACSDKNIVKDKHEEDEKPSLGEQYGFTSFDIAIDTKDKKEAVIANYEEKPDKTEAMYENKMEDAYLHGDQAMDKLDGIFQEMELDPDTDDEDLIKQTAEAFEVLDYKTLKLKVTFKGHDTKELMMTK, encoded by the coding sequence TTGAAAACAAAATGGAGGATACTAATCATCATCCTACTAGCTTGCCTATTCGTCATCAGTGCTTGCAGTGATAAAAATATCGTCAAGGACAAACACGAGGAGGATGAAAAACCATCTCTTGGTGAACAATACGGCTTTACTTCTTTTGATATAGCGATTGATACGAAGGATAAGAAAGAAGCAGTAATTGCCAACTACGAGGAAAAACCCGATAAGACTGAGGCGATGTACGAGAATAAAATGGAGGACGCTTACTTGCACGGTGACCAAGCGATGGACAAACTCGACGGAATCTTCCAAGAGATGGAACTGGATCCCGATACAGATGACGAGGATTTGATCAAGCAAACGGCGGAAGCATTCGAGGTTCTAGATTATAAAACGTTGAAATTGAAAGTAACATTTAAAGGTCATGATACTAAAGAGTTAATGATGACAAAGTAA
- a CDS encoding COX15/CtaA family protein yields the protein MSIKRLSFVVALITFGLIVFGGYVASSQSGLGCGPEWPLCNGEVIPTLQGDTLIEFAHRVIGAVLGVLTIILFVKVKRAKMSSSVRTAANWMGGLLIFQVVMGAVIVWFHLPTFIIAVHLIIAMLYLACVIVIWRQSTKRMVIHSVRLSNQQQRKITRHIKVLLGLVLVVLFVGAYVKHDFIGMSCGWATCGDSVLPSTGPEFVQTTHRLLGVFLAVYSLLLTYWSFAKGWGASLQKRFSFVSVTIAVQVVLGILTILTAIDIVWAMLHVAVGTLLFVIVAESYIFMGTLDKEKGRLVPFAIKQLPMKNGKSGSYSGQR from the coding sequence TTGTCGATTAAACGGTTATCTTTTGTAGTTGCGCTTATCACTTTTGGGTTAATTGTGTTTGGGGGATATGTGGCATCGTCACAATCGGGTCTGGGCTGTGGACCAGAATGGCCTTTATGTAATGGGGAAGTGATTCCGACTTTGCAGGGGGATACGCTGATTGAGTTTGCGCATCGGGTTATAGGGGCAGTTCTTGGTGTGTTAACTATTATTCTATTTGTTAAAGTGAAACGTGCCAAGATGAGTTCCTCCGTTCGGACGGCAGCAAATTGGATGGGAGGTTTACTTATTTTTCAAGTAGTAATGGGTGCTGTTATCGTATGGTTTCACCTGCCGACGTTTATTATCGCAGTGCATTTAATCATAGCGATGCTGTATCTTGCCTGTGTAATAGTCATATGGCGACAATCGACGAAGCGAATGGTTATTCACAGTGTGAGGCTTAGCAATCAGCAGCAGAGGAAAATAACTAGGCATATCAAAGTATTACTAGGTTTAGTCCTTGTCGTTCTTTTTGTAGGTGCTTATGTGAAGCATGATTTTATCGGGATGAGTTGCGGTTGGGCGACATGTGGTGATTCGGTTTTGCCGAGTACGGGCCCTGAATTTGTTCAAACGACACATCGTCTGTTAGGAGTCTTTTTAGCTGTCTATAGCTTGTTACTAACGTATTGGTCTTTTGCAAAAGGATGGGGCGCTTCATTACAAAAGCGATTTAGCTTTGTTTCTGTGACAATTGCGGTTCAAGTTGTATTAGGGATTTTAACGATTTTGACAGCGATTGATATCGTCTGGGCGATGCTGCATGTCGCTGTGGGAACGTTGTTGTTTGTAATTGTGGCAGAGTCTTATATCTTTATGGGAACCTTGGATAAGGAAAAGGGGAGGTTGGTTCCTTTTGCAATCAAACAATTGCCGATGAAAAATGGCAAGTCTGGTAGTTATTCTGGGCAGCGGTGA
- a CDS encoding DUF488 domain-containing protein: MKKFHLKRIYEPYELEDGHRVLVDRLWPRGISKEHAHLADWAKDIAPSSELRTWFGHDPDKFLGFKEKYLHELRTDYIKVNKVAELRRLADTMTVTLIFAAKDPVHNHTVILKEELEQKNE, encoded by the coding sequence ATGAAAAAGTTTCATCTTAAAAGAATTTATGAACCATATGAACTGGAGGATGGTCATCGAGTATTAGTGGACAGACTGTGGCCGCGTGGAATTTCGAAGGAGCATGCTCATTTGGCAGATTGGGCAAAAGATATTGCGCCGAGCAGTGAATTGCGAACATGGTTTGGTCATGATCCTGATAAATTTCTAGGCTTCAAAGAAAAATATCTCCATGAACTTCGTACGGATTATATCAAAGTCAACAAAGTAGCTGAATTACGCAGACTTGCTGACACAATGACCGTAACACTTATCTTCGCTGCCAAAGATCCTGTTCACAATCATACTGTCATTCTGAAAGAAGAATTAGAGCAGAAAAATGAATAA
- a CDS encoding DUF420 domain-containing protein yields the protein MNTSFNKPFKKRNYKPFIIALSVILIGAIGALSGMRGEKNFDAFDLTILPLTNAILNSFTFVFLVCALIAILKRNVTVHQRFIYAAFSTTFLFLLTYVTYHYLAPSTPYGGEGLMAGFYYFILITHIILAAAIVPLALTSVARAWNRENARHKKIARWTMPIWLYVSFTGVLVYILISPYY from the coding sequence ATGAATACTAGTTTCAACAAGCCGTTTAAAAAACGCAATTATAAGCCGTTTATTATTGCTCTATCCGTCATTTTAATTGGTGCAATTGGAGCGTTATCGGGAATGCGTGGAGAGAAAAACTTTGACGCATTTGATCTGACGATTTTACCATTGACGAACGCGATTTTGAACAGTTTTACCTTTGTTTTTTTAGTGTGCGCACTCATTGCCATTTTGAAGCGTAATGTCACCGTGCATCAGCGCTTTATTTACGCAGCATTTTCAACGACATTTCTGTTCTTGCTCACGTATGTTACGTATCATTACTTGGCACCTTCCACACCTTATGGAGGAGAAGGTCTCATGGCAGGATTTTATTACTTTATCCTCATCACGCATATCATTTTGGCGGCAGCAATCGTACCACTTGCGCTGACGAGTGTGGCGCGTGCATGGAATCGGGAAAATGCCCGTCATAAGAAAATCGCACGCTGGACAATGCCGATTTGGCTGTATGTTAGCTTTACGGGTGTGCTGGTGTATATTCTGATTTCTCCTTATTATTGA
- a CDS encoding 3-ketoacyl-ACP reductase produces MQNLTGKTALITGAGRGIGRATAIAFAKEGIHVGLVGRTAAHLEEVGKELSQYGVNVTMATADVSDNESVIAAVEHVKAELGPIDILINNAGIGKFGKFLELSPEEFKNIIDVNLMGVYYVTRAVLPEMIERQAGDIINISSTAGQKGAPVTSAYSASKFGVLGLTESLMLEVRKHNIRVSALTPSTVATDLAFAENLTDGNPDKVMQPEDLAEVMVMQLKLHPRILVKSAGLWSTNP; encoded by the coding sequence ATGCAAAATCTAACAGGTAAAACGGCGTTAATCACTGGAGCAGGTAGAGGTATTGGCCGTGCTACGGCAATTGCATTTGCTAAAGAAGGCATCCATGTAGGACTTGTAGGCAGAACAGCTGCTCACCTTGAAGAAGTGGGGAAAGAACTTAGCCAATACGGAGTAAATGTCACGATGGCGACTGCTGATGTATCGGATAATGAATCCGTCATTGCAGCAGTGGAGCATGTCAAAGCTGAACTAGGTCCCATTGATATTTTGATTAACAATGCTGGTATCGGCAAGTTCGGTAAATTCCTTGAGCTATCTCCAGAGGAATTCAAAAACATTATCGACGTCAACTTAATGGGCGTTTACTATGTCACAAGAGCTGTGCTTCCTGAAATGATCGAAAGACAAGCGGGAGACATCATTAATATTTCATCAACAGCTGGCCAAAAAGGCGCACCAGTCACTAGTGCTTACAGTGCATCGAAATTCGGCGTTCTTGGTCTGACAGAATCCCTTATGCTCGAAGTAAGAAAGCATAATATCCGTGTCAGCGCATTAACACCAAGCACAGTGGCGACTGATTTGGCGTTTGCTGAAAATCTGACAGACGGCAATCCCGACAAAGTTATGCAGCCGGAAGATTTAGCTGAAGTGATGGTTATGCAATTGAAATTGCATCCACGTATTTTAGTGAAATCAGCTGGATTATGGTCGACAAATCCTTAA
- a CDS encoding response regulator transcription factor, with protein sequence MIKVQTILIIEDEESILDILAYSLRKEGYRVHGTATGQEGLRLFKGISPDVVILDLMLPDMTGFDICKLLTATSTVPILMLTARDDIVDKVLGLELGADDYMTKPFDVREVAARIKALLRRQKTASRSYLSINDVVRIEPRSHTVWKAEEQIALKPKEYELLLLFAQHKNQVFSREEILDTVWDFDYDGDARTVDVHVQRLRKKLGSSIIETVFGVGYKMRGM encoded by the coding sequence ATGATAAAAGTTCAAACGATATTAATTATAGAAGATGAAGAATCCATTCTCGATATACTCGCTTACTCCTTGCGCAAGGAAGGCTATCGTGTGCATGGCACTGCGACGGGACAAGAGGGATTGCGTTTGTTCAAAGGGATTAGTCCGGATGTTGTGATTTTGGACTTGATGCTGCCAGATATGACTGGCTTTGATATTTGTAAACTGCTGACGGCAACAAGTACCGTGCCGATTCTTATGCTGACTGCAAGGGATGATATTGTCGATAAGGTATTGGGTCTTGAACTCGGCGCAGATGATTATATGACGAAGCCGTTTGACGTGCGGGAAGTGGCTGCACGTATTAAAGCATTATTACGTCGCCAAAAAACTGCTTCCAGATCTTATTTATCTATAAACGACGTAGTACGCATTGAACCTCGTTCACACACTGTCTGGAAGGCAGAGGAACAGATTGCGCTAAAACCGAAGGAATATGAATTGCTATTATTATTTGCGCAGCATAAAAATCAAGTGTTTTCTCGTGAGGAAATACTTGATACAGTTTGGGATTTTGATTATGACGGAGATGCCCGCACAGTCGATGTTCATGTGCAGCGGCTGCGAAAGAAGCTAGGCTCCTCCATTATTGAAACCGTATTTGGTGTTGGCTATAAAATGAGGGGGATGTGA
- a CDS encoding HAMP domain-containing sensor histidine kinase: MKWTIQKKFIVGYLILFTLAALIVDQVMKDSLGKNSQVMIANEVTKLQHTTREHIKQFALIHPPQADLFKEYGGTIAQELSRLHTQNVALYDSEGLFLYEAIAMEKPLLAENQAYQMNLEGNPNPELIAAFNNQAAFTRVDVPDGNLVYFSYPLYLHDQFYGVLRFTGDSTNLFTANDKVLTSFRVLVICLFAGVFIISTLLTRQIIRPLLRLTAATKKVAAGNYGVDVHVKTKDELEVLAMSFNDMQQNIQRQMKMLEQEKDRVVQAEKSRTAFFNNVTHELKTPLATISGYAQIIGEEDFDDPVFLRKATGKIRLESERLNRMVIELIELAKREMTPSLKKREAIQLLPLILSVSEDMALKAGQRQIAIDVTGEGFIVDGNRDELRQVFSNVLDNAIKYGVSGARIVVVMKDGNITVTNDSPPVPDRIVDNAFEPFIHTKGEGSSGLGLSICQQIVSQHDGTIAFDYDDGRVVVSIVLPMVEKS; encoded by the coding sequence ATGAAATGGACCATTCAAAAGAAATTCATCGTCGGTTATCTGATTTTATTCACATTGGCTGCGCTCATTGTCGATCAGGTGATGAAGGATTCCTTGGGAAAAAACAGTCAGGTCATGATTGCGAATGAAGTGACAAAACTTCAACATACGACGAGAGAGCATATTAAACAATTCGCCTTGATTCATCCCCCGCAAGCTGATTTGTTTAAAGAGTATGGAGGCACAATTGCACAAGAATTAAGTAGGCTACATACTCAAAATGTAGCGTTATATGACTCGGAAGGCCTTTTTTTATATGAAGCGATTGCGATGGAAAAGCCTTTATTAGCTGAAAATCAAGCCTATCAAATGAATTTAGAGGGCAATCCGAATCCTGAATTAATAGCGGCTTTTAATAATCAAGCGGCATTTACACGCGTGGATGTACCAGATGGTAATTTAGTTTATTTTTCCTATCCTCTTTATTTGCATGACCAATTTTATGGCGTTTTGCGTTTTACAGGAGATTCTACGAATTTATTCACAGCGAATGACAAGGTATTAACGAGTTTTAGGGTACTAGTCATTTGTTTATTCGCGGGTGTTTTTATCATTTCGACTTTATTGACGAGACAAATTATTAGGCCGCTACTGCGGTTGACGGCTGCGACGAAGAAAGTGGCCGCGGGGAATTATGGTGTTGATGTGCATGTGAAAACAAAGGATGAGCTGGAAGTGTTAGCGATGAGTTTTAATGACATGCAGCAAAATATCCAGCGACAAATGAAAATGCTTGAGCAGGAAAAAGACAGGGTTGTACAAGCTGAAAAGAGTCGAACGGCCTTTTTTAATAATGTTACGCATGAATTAAAAACTCCCCTTGCGACGATTTCTGGTTATGCGCAAATTATTGGGGAAGAAGACTTTGATGATCCGGTATTTTTACGGAAGGCAACTGGTAAAATTAGATTGGAAAGTGAGCGTCTCAATCGAATGGTTATTGAGCTAATAGAGCTAGCGAAACGCGAGATGACGCCTAGTTTGAAAAAGAGAGAAGCAATTCAATTATTGCCACTGATCCTGTCCGTTAGTGAGGATATGGCATTGAAAGCAGGGCAGCGTCAGATAGCAATCGATGTGACGGGTGAGGGTTTTATTGTCGATGGCAATCGCGACGAATTGCGGCAGGTGTTTAGTAATGTGTTGGATAATGCTATTAAATATGGCGTAAGTGGTGCGCGGATTGTTGTTGTCATGAAGGATGGTAATATCACGGTGACAAATGACAGTCCTCCTGTCCCTGATCGAATCGTGGATAATGCTTTCGAACCTTTTATTCATACGAAAGGGGAGGGCAGCAGTGGACTTGGATTGTCTATATGCCAGCAAATTGTGAGTCAGCATGATGGGACGATTGCTTTTGATTATGATGATGGGCGAGTGGTGGTTTCAATTGTGCTTCCTATGGTAGAAAAGTCATGA
- a CDS encoding ABC transporter ATP-binding protein has protein sequence MKEIVTLKEVAWHRGNKEILNNINWTIQPNEHWGILGLNGSGKTSLLNIVSGYHFPSSGEVAVLGNRFGRTSLPELRKKIGFVSSSLERFADFFNRETVERVVVSGKFASFGIYEQVVQEDWDKADVLLESLRLAFLKGKPYHLLSEGEKRRVLIARSLMSDPEMLILDEPCSGLDILSREQFLSALEGVVQNGCHIIYVTHHIEELVEAMTHVLLLKDGEIVAAGPKQDVLTDDYLSTTYQVPVAIRWEDGRPWLAIHKE, from the coding sequence ATGAAAGAAATTGTTACGTTGAAAGAGGTTGCATGGCATAGAGGGAATAAAGAGATTTTGAACAATATCAATTGGACTATTCAGCCGAACGAGCATTGGGGCATACTTGGTCTGAATGGTTCTGGGAAGACGTCTTTGCTTAATATTGTGTCGGGCTACCATTTTCCGTCATCAGGAGAAGTGGCTGTGCTGGGCAATCGATTTGGTCGAACGAGTTTACCAGAGCTGCGGAAGAAGATCGGCTTTGTCAGTAGTTCATTGGAGCGTTTTGCGGATTTTTTTAATCGTGAAACGGTGGAGCGAGTAGTCGTTAGCGGTAAATTTGCGAGTTTTGGAATCTATGAGCAAGTAGTGCAGGAGGATTGGGATAAGGCGGATGTATTGCTGGAAAGTTTACGGTTAGCTTTTTTAAAGGGCAAGCCTTATCATCTGTTGTCTGAAGGGGAGAAAAGAAGAGTGCTCATTGCACGTTCTTTAATGAGTGACCCAGAAATGCTTATTTTGGATGAACCGTGTTCGGGCTTGGACATCTTGTCGCGTGAACAATTTCTTAGTGCTTTAGAGGGAGTCGTACAAAATGGCTGTCATATCATTTATGTCACGCATCATATTGAAGAGCTGGTGGAGGCGATGACGCATGTACTTCTATTAAAAGATGGTGAGATTGTGGCGGCTGGGCCGAAGCAGGACGTGTTGACGGATGACTATCTTTCGACAACCTATCAAGTTCCCGTCGCAATTCGTTGGGAAGACGGGCGTCCTTGGTTAGCGATACATAAAGAATAA
- a CDS encoding SLC13 family permease, producing MPVTNRKDSSSLQLIITFIILGISIILFMSNRVRADLVAVLALLAFVLTGILDATEALVGFSNSVVIMIAGLFIVGAGILRTGLAQIAGNVLLRSSGDSEKKLFILLLVIVAVVGAFMSNTGTVALMLPIVVSVAISMKSSPSKFLIPLSYMASFSGLLTLIASPPNLIVSQQLVDNGFNKLGFFEITPIGIIGVVVGIIYLYAVRNILLPNEKRRNNSKDEHQLSPKQLASDYQLGGNLFRVSVPDDSEMIGKRLAQLKIPGAYQLCILTIERKSTEGIHLLPMTYQEMAGPTSVIQAKDILRIQGSWSSMEKFVADFLLVIEEEESEADELVSKQFGIAEVLLTPHSSLIGETVRGISFREKYNLNILGINRRGEYVLKEMSKERLRFGDALLVQGSWDEIELLARETKDVVVVGQPKEHASMAAANGKAPVAGGIMLLMVLLMIFEVFPAVISVLIGAVLMIVTGCVRNMDDAYGKINWESIVLIAAMLPMATALEKTGGMLMLSEGIIHMLGGFGAIGVLAGIYFITMVFGQFISNTATAVLFAPIAMNAAISLDASPYTFLIAVAVASSMAFATPVASPTNALVMTAGGYKFFDFVKVGVPLQVIMFIVMMIAIPLVFPL from the coding sequence ATGCCGGTCACAAATAGAAAGGATTCGAGTTCATTGCAACTAATCATCACATTTATCATTTTAGGGATTAGCATTATTTTATTCATGAGCAATCGCGTCCGCGCGGATCTTGTCGCTGTGCTGGCGTTATTGGCATTCGTTCTAACAGGTATTTTAGATGCGACTGAAGCACTCGTTGGCTTCTCCAACTCTGTCGTCATTATGATTGCGGGTTTATTTATCGTGGGGGCAGGTATTTTACGAACGGGATTGGCCCAAATAGCGGGGAATGTACTGTTGCGTTCATCAGGGGATAGCGAGAAGAAATTATTCATTCTGTTGCTCGTTATTGTAGCAGTTGTAGGAGCTTTCATGAGCAATACAGGGACGGTTGCGTTAATGCTGCCGATTGTTGTCAGTGTAGCGATTAGTATGAAAAGCAGTCCATCGAAGTTTTTAATACCTCTATCATATATGGCGAGTTTTTCGGGCTTGTTGACGCTGATTGCCTCACCACCGAACTTAATTGTTAGCCAACAATTGGTAGACAATGGCTTTAATAAGTTAGGATTTTTTGAGATTACACCAATTGGGATTATCGGTGTTGTTGTAGGAATCATTTATTTATATGCCGTTCGCAATATTTTATTGCCGAATGAAAAACGGAGAAATAATTCGAAGGACGAGCATCAGCTGTCGCCAAAACAGCTGGCTTCTGACTATCAATTAGGCGGCAATTTATTCCGCGTGAGCGTGCCGGACGATTCGGAAATGATTGGCAAGCGGCTGGCGCAATTAAAGATTCCGGGAGCCTACCAATTATGTATTTTAACCATTGAGCGGAAATCGACGGAAGGCATCCATTTGTTGCCGATGACGTATCAGGAAATGGCGGGTCCGACGAGTGTTATTCAGGCGAAGGATATTTTACGAATTCAGGGTTCATGGAGCAGTATGGAAAAGTTTGTAGCGGATTTTTTACTAGTGATTGAAGAAGAAGAGTCAGAAGCAGATGAGTTAGTGTCTAAGCAGTTTGGTATTGCAGAAGTGCTGTTGACGCCTCATTCTAGTTTAATTGGTGAAACGGTTCGGGGTATTAGTTTCCGAGAGAAATACAATTTAAATATTTTGGGCATTAATCGTCGTGGAGAATATGTGTTAAAAGAAATGTCGAAGGAACGTTTGCGCTTTGGGGATGCGTTACTCGTGCAAGGTTCGTGGGATGAAATTGAATTGCTGGCAAGAGAAACAAAAGATGTTGTCGTTGTTGGGCAGCCGAAAGAACACGCCAGTATGGCCGCGGCAAATGGGAAAGCGCCGGTTGCAGGTGGTATTATGCTGTTGATGGTATTATTGATGATTTTTGAAGTGTTCCCGGCGGTTATTTCGGTGTTAATCGGGGCTGTATTGATGATTGTGACAGGGTGTGTCCGCAATATGGATGATGCGTACGGTAAAATTAACTGGGAAAGCATTGTGCTCATTGCGGCGATGCTGCCTATGGCGACAGCATTGGAAAAAACGGGTGGTATGTTGATGTTATCCGAAGGGATTATTCATATGCTCGGTGGTTTTGGGGCGATTGGTGTACTCGCAGGGATTTATTTTATCACGATGGTGTTTGGGCAATTTATTAGTAATACGGCGACGGCTGTGTTATTTGCACCGATTGCGATGAATGCTGCGATTAGTTTAGATGCTAGCCCGTATACATTTTTAATCGCAGTGGCTGTTGCATCTAGTATGGCATTTGCTACGCCTGTTGCTTCTCCGACGAATGCGCTTGTCATGACGGCGGGTGGCTATAAGTTTTTTGATTTTGTGAAAGTCGGCGTTCCATTGCAGGTTATCATGTTCATTGTAATGATGATTGCAATACCGCTTGTGTTTCCGTTGTGA
- a CDS encoding tellurite resistance/C4-dicarboxylate transporter family protein: MINLLKQTVYNLFSGYFSVVMATGALSIALHLLGIHTIAKGLLYVNITIYLLLWMLTILRLVYYFPRVMKDITSHSNGPGFFTLIAGTCVFGSQLIIIAENYQLASYLWGLGIFLWLIIMYVFFTAVTIRENKPALSEGINGAWLIAAVATQSISILGTLLADRIQNGQQILLFITLCMFLLGCMLYLNIITLIFYRFTFLELKHAALTPPYWINMGAVAITTLAGSTLLLHADNWPFLIELTPFIKGFTLFFWITGTWWIPLLFTLMIWRHLYHRYPLKYDPQFWGMAFPLAMYTTSTFQLSKALQLPFLLIIPRIMVFVAILAWLAIFSGMLHHLYHSFMKYRVEHK; this comes from the coding sequence ATGATCAATCTACTCAAACAAACCGTCTACAATCTCTTTTCTGGTTATTTTTCAGTTGTCATGGCAACCGGCGCACTTTCCATTGCCTTACACTTACTTGGCATACATACGATTGCCAAAGGATTATTATATGTCAATATCACCATCTATCTACTGTTATGGATGCTAACAATCCTTCGCCTCGTTTATTATTTCCCGCGTGTGATGAAGGACATCACTAGCCATTCTAATGGTCCCGGTTTCTTTACACTCATTGCAGGAACCTGTGTGTTCGGCAGCCAACTCATTATCATTGCAGAAAACTATCAGCTGGCTAGCTATTTATGGGGATTAGGCATCTTCCTATGGCTAATCATTATGTATGTTTTCTTCACTGCTGTGACTATTCGAGAAAACAAACCCGCTTTGTCAGAAGGGATTAACGGGGCATGGTTAATTGCCGCTGTGGCAACACAATCCATTTCAATACTTGGAACTTTACTAGCAGATCGAATTCAGAATGGACAACAAATCTTACTGTTCATCACTTTATGTATGTTTCTATTAGGCTGTATGCTCTATCTGAATATCATTACGCTCATTTTTTATCGCTTTACCTTTTTGGAACTAAAGCATGCTGCTCTCACCCCACCCTATTGGATTAATATGGGTGCTGTCGCTATTACGACATTAGCCGGTTCAACATTATTACTACACGCCGATAACTGGCCATTTCTTATCGAATTGACACCGTTTATAAAGGGATTCACATTATTTTTCTGGATCACAGGAACATGGTGGATTCCATTGCTATTCACCTTAATGATTTGGCGCCATCTCTATCACCGCTACCCTTTAAAATATGATCCACAATTTTGGGGCATGGCCTTCCCACTTGCCATGTACACAACAAGCACATTCCAACTATCCAAAGCCTTACAACTACCTTTTTTACTTATCATTCCACGCATCATGGTATTCGTAGCCATTCTAGCTTGGTTAGCCATTTTTTCCGGCATGCTCCATCACCTCTACCACAGCTTTATGAAGTACCGTGTTGAACATAAATAA
- a CDS encoding cytochrome C oxidase subunit II, protein MVQTVAWVVSLVFILIIAAVFGFVAFKSTQKQDYEPIVKKWYKIRKVYGTFVVVLMIVVMVYTLRELPFNQPVYSEGNEPIIVEVEALQFGWNISEREFDVDQSIEFHVTTADVTHGFGIYDEEMNLIAQTQAMPEYTNVVYITFDEPGTYKILCLEYCGLAHHIMMDQIVVK, encoded by the coding sequence ATGGTCCAGACAGTGGCGTGGGTAGTAAGTTTAGTGTTCATTTTAATCATTGCGGCAGTCTTTGGTTTTGTCGCATTCAAGTCAACACAAAAACAAGACTATGAGCCTATCGTGAAAAAGTGGTACAAAATCCGTAAAGTGTATGGGACGTTTGTTGTTGTTTTAATGATAGTCGTTATGGTTTATACACTAAGGGAGTTACCTTTCAACCAGCCTGTCTACAGCGAGGGCAATGAGCCGATTATTGTAGAGGTTGAGGCTTTGCAATTTGGTTGGAATATTAGTGAAAGAGAGTTTGACGTTGACCAGTCTATTGAATTTCATGTGACAACTGCGGATGTGACACATGGCTTTGGTATTTATGATGAAGAGATGAATTTAATAGCGCAGACGCAAGCGATGCCAGAATATACGAATGTTGTCTATATCACGTTTGATGAGCCTGGTACTTATAAAATTCTTTGCTTGGAGTATTGTGGTTTGGCGCACCATATTATGATGGATCAAATTGTAGTGAAATAG